One stretch of Oncorhynchus clarkii lewisi isolate Uvic-CL-2024 chromosome 3, UVic_Ocla_1.0, whole genome shotgun sequence DNA includes these proteins:
- the LOC139391323 gene encoding zinc finger protein 384-like isoform X3 produces MEDSHFNSQYFWSPVPVQGQIENAMFLKQLKDQEKNTSFPSSHYQTTMLTVPKQEGGGQGQGGHLHPPHTQNITVVPVASTGIMTAAGLVITTPQGTQLVSPASSSQSFVSGHPTMIVSTLHTPDKKQEGGTPQVIVMPTPLKRGRKKKSTLGRGVLAGGHTLSAGNEALILAHLASGGQVVMSSQHYTTDPYDLANEDENHGGKDCNKTYRNHTESKPHKCPHCTKSFANSSYLAQHIRIHTGVKPYTCSFCQKSFRQLSHLQQHNRIHTGDRPYKCVHTGCEKSFTQLSNLQSHRRQHNKDKPFKCTNCNRGYTDAGSLEVHMSTHTVKHAKLYSCGLCNRTYTSETYLVKHMQKHNSDPLTAAAVAAAQHSQQNQQNQSHTQNQESSHGRGEGTDSGAVRAGGQGGDHGQGQNQGSYSQAETASCPFDLHQYKTVAAGDIQFKSVSVADLATHKDLCLTVATSTIQVEHLNS; encoded by the exons ATGGAAGATTCCCATTTTAACTCTCAGTACTTCTGGTCCCCTGTGCCTGTACAAGGACAG ATTGAGAATGCCATGTTCCTGAAGCAACTGAAGGACCAGGAGAAGAAcacttccttcccctcctctcattACCAGACAACCATGCTCACTGTCCCCAAgcaggagggaggggggcagggcCAAGGGGGTCACCTACACCCCCCTCACACCCAGAACATCACTGTGGTGCCCGTAGCTTCCACTGGTATCAtgacagcag CGGGTCTGGTCATCACTACCCCTCAAGGTACACAGCTggtctctcctgcctcctcctctcagtCCTTTGTCTCTGGACATCCCACCATGATCGTCTCTACACTGCAcactccag ACAAGAAACAGGAAGGTGGAACCCCCCAGGTGATTGTCATGCCGACACCTTTGAAGCGAGGAAGGAAGAAGAAGTCAACACTAGGGAGGGGGGTGCTTGCCGGTGGCCACACCCTCTCTGCCGGAAATGAGGCGTTGATTCTGGCTCACTTGGCGTCAGGGGGGCAG GTGGTTATGTCTTCGCAGCATTATACAACTGACCCGTACGACCTCGCCAACGAAGACGAGAACCACGGCGGGAAAGACTGCAACAAGACCTACAG AAACCACACTGAGTCCAAGCCCCACAAGTGTCCCCACTGCACTAAGTCATTTGCCAACTCCAGCTATCTGGCCCAGCACATCCGCATCCACACAGGGGTGAAACCGTACACCTGCTCTTTCTGTCAGAAGTCCTTCAGACAGCTCAGTCATCTACAGCAGCACAACAG GATTCACACAGGAGACAGGCCTTATAAGTGTGTTCATACGGGCTGTGAGAAATCCTTCACACAACTCTCCAACCTACAG TCCCACAGACGGCAGCACAACAAGGACAAACCCTTCAAGTGCACCAACTGTAACCGTGGTTACACGGACGCGGGCAGTCTGGAAGTCCACATGTCCACTCACACGGTCAAACACGCCAAGCTCTACTCCTGTGGCCTCTGCAACCGCACATACACCTCT GAGACGTACCTGGTGAAACACATGCAGAAACACAACTCAGACCCGCTCACTGCAGCGGCGGTGGCTGCTGCACAGCACTCTCAGCAGAACCAACAGAACCAAAGCCATACCCAGAACCAGGAAAGTTCTCATGGCCGAGGAGAGGGCACTGATAGTGGGGCAGTCCGAGCCGGAGGACAAGGTGGAGATCATGGACAAGGACAAAACCAGGGCAGCTACTCTCAGGCAGAGACGGCATCCTGCCCTTTTGACCTGCACCAGTATAAGACAGTCGCTGCAGGGGACATCCAGTTCAAATCAGTCAGTGTGGCAGACCTAGCGACCCACAAGGACCTCTGTCTCACCGTGGCTACCTCCACCATTCAGGTGGAGCACCTAAACTCatag
- the LOC139391323 gene encoding zinc finger protein 384-like isoform X1 yields MEDSHFNSQYFWSPVPVQGQIENAMFLKQLKDQEKNTSFPSSHYQTTMLTVPKQEGGGQGQGGHLHPPHTQNITVVPVASTGIMTAAGLVITTPQGTQLVSPASSSQSFVSGHPTMIVSTLHTPDKKQEGGTPQVIVMPTPLKRGRKKKSTLGRGVLAGGHTLSAGNEALILAHLASGGQVVMSSQHYTTDPYDLANEDENHGGKDCNKTYRCRMCAVTFFSKSDMQIHSKSHTEAKPHKCPHCSKSFANSSYLAQHIRIHSGAKPYTCSYCQKSFRQLSHLQQHTRNHTESKPHKCPHCTKSFANSSYLAQHIRIHTGVKPYTCSFCQKSFRQLSHLQQHNRIHTGDRPYKCVHTGCEKSFTQLSNLQSHRRQHNKDKPFKCTNCNRGYTDAGSLEVHMSTHTVKHAKLYSCGLCNRTYTSETYLVKHMQKHNSDPLTAAAVAAAQHSQQNQQNQSHTQNQESSHGRGEGTDSGAVRAGGQGGDHGQGQNQGSYSQAETASCPFDLHQYKTVAAGDIQFKSVSVADLATHKDLCLTVATSTIQVEHLNS; encoded by the exons ATGGAAGATTCCCATTTTAACTCTCAGTACTTCTGGTCCCCTGTGCCTGTACAAGGACAG ATTGAGAATGCCATGTTCCTGAAGCAACTGAAGGACCAGGAGAAGAAcacttccttcccctcctctcattACCAGACAACCATGCTCACTGTCCCCAAgcaggagggaggggggcagggcCAAGGGGGTCACCTACACCCCCCTCACACCCAGAACATCACTGTGGTGCCCGTAGCTTCCACTGGTATCAtgacagcag CGGGTCTGGTCATCACTACCCCTCAAGGTACACAGCTggtctctcctgcctcctcctctcagtCCTTTGTCTCTGGACATCCCACCATGATCGTCTCTACACTGCAcactccag ACAAGAAACAGGAAGGTGGAACCCCCCAGGTGATTGTCATGCCGACACCTTTGAAGCGAGGAAGGAAGAAGAAGTCAACACTAGGGAGGGGGGTGCTTGCCGGTGGCCACACCCTCTCTGCCGGAAATGAGGCGTTGATTCTGGCTCACTTGGCGTCAGGGGGGCAG GTGGTTATGTCTTCGCAGCATTATACAACTGACCCGTACGACCTCGCCAACGAAGACGAGAACCACGGCGGGAAAGACTGCAACAAGACCTACAG GTGCCGGATGTGTGCTGTGACCTTCTTCAGTAAGTCAGACATGCAGATCCACTCCAAGTCTCACACAGAGGCCAAGCCCCACAAGTGTCCCCACTGCTCCAAGTCATTTGCCAACTCCAGCTACCTGGCCCAGCACATCCGCATCCACAGCGGGGCCAAGCCCTACACCTGCTCCTACTGCCAGAAGTCCTTTAGACAGCTCAGTCACTTACAGCAGCACACACG AAACCACACTGAGTCCAAGCCCCACAAGTGTCCCCACTGCACTAAGTCATTTGCCAACTCCAGCTATCTGGCCCAGCACATCCGCATCCACACAGGGGTGAAACCGTACACCTGCTCTTTCTGTCAGAAGTCCTTCAGACAGCTCAGTCATCTACAGCAGCACAACAG GATTCACACAGGAGACAGGCCTTATAAGTGTGTTCATACGGGCTGTGAGAAATCCTTCACACAACTCTCCAACCTACAG TCCCACAGACGGCAGCACAACAAGGACAAACCCTTCAAGTGCACCAACTGTAACCGTGGTTACACGGACGCGGGCAGTCTGGAAGTCCACATGTCCACTCACACGGTCAAACACGCCAAGCTCTACTCCTGTGGCCTCTGCAACCGCACATACACCTCT GAGACGTACCTGGTGAAACACATGCAGAAACACAACTCAGACCCGCTCACTGCAGCGGCGGTGGCTGCTGCACAGCACTCTCAGCAGAACCAACAGAACCAAAGCCATACCCAGAACCAGGAAAGTTCTCATGGCCGAGGAGAGGGCACTGATAGTGGGGCAGTCCGAGCCGGAGGACAAGGTGGAGATCATGGACAAGGACAAAACCAGGGCAGCTACTCTCAGGCAGAGACGGCATCCTGCCCTTTTGACCTGCACCAGTATAAGACAGTCGCTGCAGGGGACATCCAGTTCAAATCAGTCAGTGTGGCAGACCTAGCGACCCACAAGGACCTCTGTCTCACCGTGGCTACCTCCACCATTCAGGTGGAGCACCTAAACTCatag
- the LOC139391323 gene encoding zinc finger protein 384-like isoform X5, which yields MEDSHFNSQYFWSPVPVQGQIENAMFLKQLKDQEKNTSFPSSHYQTTMLTVPKQEGGGQGQGGHLHPPHTQNITVVPVASTGIMTAAGLVITTPQGTQLVSPASSSQSFVSGHPTMIVSTLHTPDKKQEGGTPQVIVMPTPLKRGRKKKSTLGRGVLAGGHTLSAGNEALILAHLASGGQVVMSSQHYTTDPYDLANEDENHGGKDCNKTYRCRMCAVTFFSKSDMQIHSKSHTEAKPHKCPHCSKSFANSSYLAQHIRIHSGAKPYTCSYCQKSFRQLSHLQQHTRNHTESKPHKCPHCTKSFANSSYLAQHIRIHTGVKPYTCSFCQKSFRQLSHLQQHNRIAERRIWRARLHFSHASVGFTQETGLISVFIRAVRNPSHNSPTYSPTDGSTTRTNPSSAPTVTVVTRTRAVWKSTCPLTRSNTPSSTPVASATAHTPLRRTW from the exons ATGGAAGATTCCCATTTTAACTCTCAGTACTTCTGGTCCCCTGTGCCTGTACAAGGACAG ATTGAGAATGCCATGTTCCTGAAGCAACTGAAGGACCAGGAGAAGAAcacttccttcccctcctctcattACCAGACAACCATGCTCACTGTCCCCAAgcaggagggaggggggcagggcCAAGGGGGTCACCTACACCCCCCTCACACCCAGAACATCACTGTGGTGCCCGTAGCTTCCACTGGTATCAtgacagcag CGGGTCTGGTCATCACTACCCCTCAAGGTACACAGCTggtctctcctgcctcctcctctcagtCCTTTGTCTCTGGACATCCCACCATGATCGTCTCTACACTGCAcactccag ACAAGAAACAGGAAGGTGGAACCCCCCAGGTGATTGTCATGCCGACACCTTTGAAGCGAGGAAGGAAGAAGAAGTCAACACTAGGGAGGGGGGTGCTTGCCGGTGGCCACACCCTCTCTGCCGGAAATGAGGCGTTGATTCTGGCTCACTTGGCGTCAGGGGGGCAG GTGGTTATGTCTTCGCAGCATTATACAACTGACCCGTACGACCTCGCCAACGAAGACGAGAACCACGGCGGGAAAGACTGCAACAAGACCTACAG GTGCCGGATGTGTGCTGTGACCTTCTTCAGTAAGTCAGACATGCAGATCCACTCCAAGTCTCACACAGAGGCCAAGCCCCACAAGTGTCCCCACTGCTCCAAGTCATTTGCCAACTCCAGCTACCTGGCCCAGCACATCCGCATCCACAGCGGGGCCAAGCCCTACACCTGCTCCTACTGCCAGAAGTCCTTTAGACAGCTCAGTCACTTACAGCAGCACACACG AAACCACACTGAGTCCAAGCCCCACAAGTGTCCCCACTGCACTAAGTCATTTGCCAACTCCAGCTATCTGGCCCAGCACATCCGCATCCACACAGGGGTGAAACCGTACACCTGCTCTTTCTGTCAGAAGTCCTTCAGACAGCTCAGTCATCTACAGCAGCACAACAG GATAGCTGAAAGGAGAATATGGAGGGCCCGTTTACATTTCTCCCATGCTTCTGTAGGATTCACACAGGAGACAGGCCTTATAAGTGTGTTCATACGGGCTGTGAGAAATCCTTCACACAACTCTCCAACCTACAG TCCCACAGACGGCAGCACAACAAGGACAAACCCTTCAAGTGCACCAACTGTAACCGTGGTTACACGGACGCGGGCAGTCTGGAAGTCCACATGTCCACTCACACGGTCAAACACGCCAAGCTCTACTCCTGTGGCCTCTGCAACCGCACATACACCTCT GAGACGTACCTGGTGA
- the LOC139391323 gene encoding zinc finger protein 384-like isoform X2 yields the protein MEDSHFNSQYFWSPVPVQGQIENAMFLKQLKDQEKNTSFPSSHYQTTMLTVPKQEGGGQGQGGHLHPPHTQNITVVPVASTGIMTAAGLVITTPQGTQLVSPASSSQSFVSGHPTMIVSTLHTPDKKQEGGTPQVIVMPTPLKRGRKKKSTLGRGVLAGGHTLSAGNEALILAHLASGGQHYTTDPYDLANEDENHGGKDCNKTYRCRMCAVTFFSKSDMQIHSKSHTEAKPHKCPHCSKSFANSSYLAQHIRIHSGAKPYTCSYCQKSFRQLSHLQQHTRNHTESKPHKCPHCTKSFANSSYLAQHIRIHTGVKPYTCSFCQKSFRQLSHLQQHNRIHTGDRPYKCVHTGCEKSFTQLSNLQSHRRQHNKDKPFKCTNCNRGYTDAGSLEVHMSTHTVKHAKLYSCGLCNRTYTSETYLVKHMQKHNSDPLTAAAVAAAQHSQQNQQNQSHTQNQESSHGRGEGTDSGAVRAGGQGGDHGQGQNQGSYSQAETASCPFDLHQYKTVAAGDIQFKSVSVADLATHKDLCLTVATSTIQVEHLNS from the exons ATGGAAGATTCCCATTTTAACTCTCAGTACTTCTGGTCCCCTGTGCCTGTACAAGGACAG ATTGAGAATGCCATGTTCCTGAAGCAACTGAAGGACCAGGAGAAGAAcacttccttcccctcctctcattACCAGACAACCATGCTCACTGTCCCCAAgcaggagggaggggggcagggcCAAGGGGGTCACCTACACCCCCCTCACACCCAGAACATCACTGTGGTGCCCGTAGCTTCCACTGGTATCAtgacagcag CGGGTCTGGTCATCACTACCCCTCAAGGTACACAGCTggtctctcctgcctcctcctctcagtCCTTTGTCTCTGGACATCCCACCATGATCGTCTCTACACTGCAcactccag ACAAGAAACAGGAAGGTGGAACCCCCCAGGTGATTGTCATGCCGACACCTTTGAAGCGAGGAAGGAAGAAGAAGTCAACACTAGGGAGGGGGGTGCTTGCCGGTGGCCACACCCTCTCTGCCGGAAATGAGGCGTTGATTCTGGCTCACTTGGCGTCAGGGGGGCAG CATTATACAACTGACCCGTACGACCTCGCCAACGAAGACGAGAACCACGGCGGGAAAGACTGCAACAAGACCTACAG GTGCCGGATGTGTGCTGTGACCTTCTTCAGTAAGTCAGACATGCAGATCCACTCCAAGTCTCACACAGAGGCCAAGCCCCACAAGTGTCCCCACTGCTCCAAGTCATTTGCCAACTCCAGCTACCTGGCCCAGCACATCCGCATCCACAGCGGGGCCAAGCCCTACACCTGCTCCTACTGCCAGAAGTCCTTTAGACAGCTCAGTCACTTACAGCAGCACACACG AAACCACACTGAGTCCAAGCCCCACAAGTGTCCCCACTGCACTAAGTCATTTGCCAACTCCAGCTATCTGGCCCAGCACATCCGCATCCACACAGGGGTGAAACCGTACACCTGCTCTTTCTGTCAGAAGTCCTTCAGACAGCTCAGTCATCTACAGCAGCACAACAG GATTCACACAGGAGACAGGCCTTATAAGTGTGTTCATACGGGCTGTGAGAAATCCTTCACACAACTCTCCAACCTACAG TCCCACAGACGGCAGCACAACAAGGACAAACCCTTCAAGTGCACCAACTGTAACCGTGGTTACACGGACGCGGGCAGTCTGGAAGTCCACATGTCCACTCACACGGTCAAACACGCCAAGCTCTACTCCTGTGGCCTCTGCAACCGCACATACACCTCT GAGACGTACCTGGTGAAACACATGCAGAAACACAACTCAGACCCGCTCACTGCAGCGGCGGTGGCTGCTGCACAGCACTCTCAGCAGAACCAACAGAACCAAAGCCATACCCAGAACCAGGAAAGTTCTCATGGCCGAGGAGAGGGCACTGATAGTGGGGCAGTCCGAGCCGGAGGACAAGGTGGAGATCATGGACAAGGACAAAACCAGGGCAGCTACTCTCAGGCAGAGACGGCATCCTGCCCTTTTGACCTGCACCAGTATAAGACAGTCGCTGCAGGGGACATCCAGTTCAAATCAGTCAGTGTGGCAGACCTAGCGACCCACAAGGACCTCTGTCTCACCGTGGCTACCTCCACCATTCAGGTGGAGCACCTAAACTCatag
- the LOC139391323 gene encoding zinc finger protein 384-like isoform X4, with translation MEDSHFNSQYFWSPVPVQGQIENAMFLKQLKDQEKNTSFPSSHYQTTMLTVPKQEGGGQGQGGHLHPPHTQNITVVPVASTGIMTAAGLVITTPQGTQLVSPASSSQSFVSGHPTMIVSTLHTPDKKQEGGTPQVIVMPTPLKRGRKKKSTLGRGVLAGGHTLSAGNEALILAHLASGGQHYTTDPYDLANEDENHGGKDCNKTYRNHTESKPHKCPHCTKSFANSSYLAQHIRIHTGVKPYTCSFCQKSFRQLSHLQQHNRIHTGDRPYKCVHTGCEKSFTQLSNLQSHRRQHNKDKPFKCTNCNRGYTDAGSLEVHMSTHTVKHAKLYSCGLCNRTYTSETYLVKHMQKHNSDPLTAAAVAAAQHSQQNQQNQSHTQNQESSHGRGEGTDSGAVRAGGQGGDHGQGQNQGSYSQAETASCPFDLHQYKTVAAGDIQFKSVSVADLATHKDLCLTVATSTIQVEHLNS, from the exons ATGGAAGATTCCCATTTTAACTCTCAGTACTTCTGGTCCCCTGTGCCTGTACAAGGACAG ATTGAGAATGCCATGTTCCTGAAGCAACTGAAGGACCAGGAGAAGAAcacttccttcccctcctctcattACCAGACAACCATGCTCACTGTCCCCAAgcaggagggaggggggcagggcCAAGGGGGTCACCTACACCCCCCTCACACCCAGAACATCACTGTGGTGCCCGTAGCTTCCACTGGTATCAtgacagcag CGGGTCTGGTCATCACTACCCCTCAAGGTACACAGCTggtctctcctgcctcctcctctcagtCCTTTGTCTCTGGACATCCCACCATGATCGTCTCTACACTGCAcactccag ACAAGAAACAGGAAGGTGGAACCCCCCAGGTGATTGTCATGCCGACACCTTTGAAGCGAGGAAGGAAGAAGAAGTCAACACTAGGGAGGGGGGTGCTTGCCGGTGGCCACACCCTCTCTGCCGGAAATGAGGCGTTGATTCTGGCTCACTTGGCGTCAGGGGGGCAG CATTATACAACTGACCCGTACGACCTCGCCAACGAAGACGAGAACCACGGCGGGAAAGACTGCAACAAGACCTACAG AAACCACACTGAGTCCAAGCCCCACAAGTGTCCCCACTGCACTAAGTCATTTGCCAACTCCAGCTATCTGGCCCAGCACATCCGCATCCACACAGGGGTGAAACCGTACACCTGCTCTTTCTGTCAGAAGTCCTTCAGACAGCTCAGTCATCTACAGCAGCACAACAG GATTCACACAGGAGACAGGCCTTATAAGTGTGTTCATACGGGCTGTGAGAAATCCTTCACACAACTCTCCAACCTACAG TCCCACAGACGGCAGCACAACAAGGACAAACCCTTCAAGTGCACCAACTGTAACCGTGGTTACACGGACGCGGGCAGTCTGGAAGTCCACATGTCCACTCACACGGTCAAACACGCCAAGCTCTACTCCTGTGGCCTCTGCAACCGCACATACACCTCT GAGACGTACCTGGTGAAACACATGCAGAAACACAACTCAGACCCGCTCACTGCAGCGGCGGTGGCTGCTGCACAGCACTCTCAGCAGAACCAACAGAACCAAAGCCATACCCAGAACCAGGAAAGTTCTCATGGCCGAGGAGAGGGCACTGATAGTGGGGCAGTCCGAGCCGGAGGACAAGGTGGAGATCATGGACAAGGACAAAACCAGGGCAGCTACTCTCAGGCAGAGACGGCATCCTGCCCTTTTGACCTGCACCAGTATAAGACAGTCGCTGCAGGGGACATCCAGTTCAAATCAGTCAGTGTGGCAGACCTAGCGACCCACAAGGACCTCTGTCTCACCGTGGCTACCTCCACCATTCAGGTGGAGCACCTAAACTCatag
- the LOC139391396 gene encoding guanine nucleotide-binding protein-like 1, protein MPRKKPFSTKQKKKQMQVKRERKRGEPGSGPSSRNASVERGMDRERQSDTSDSETTDVRRINQQPGIREGRYDPNRFRLHFEKESREEVERRKKLAREKVLDQMLDKDLEVDISDIYPTEKGLEFPRRPPWNYGMNREELLRKEEKSYREYLNDLHSRNPPGSLSHFEHNLETWRQLWRVLEMSDVILLIVDIRHPVLQFPPALYHYITGELQKQVVVVLNKADLCPPPLVLAWTHYLQTQFPHLHCVCFTSHPGQPYSTVLQKKRMRKKGTCGWGHAGGPTHILKACQEITAGKVDLSSWEKKIQRDAVAMGPEGEQSEEGADSVLVEHQSDVAMEMNSPSQELYKDGVLTLGCIGFPNVGKSSVLNSLVGRKVVSVSRTPGHTKYFQTYYLTPTVKLCDCPGLVFPSLVNKQLQILAGIYPVSQLQEPYSSVGYLCERTPFLSVLKLRHPSVEGPQHAPKGGEREREQGPEHTWTAWDVCEAWAERRGYKTAKAARNDVYRAANSLLRLAVDGRLCLCLRPPAYNDQREQWESHPDLAEIIALQGRREEEGAGERDEEEEGESSSEPEEERDRDADDDEDGDDEDEGFGHPAVKERKGPTSLTVNMFDVLRENECE, encoded by the exons ATGCCTCGGAAAAAGCCATTCAGCACCAAACAGAAGAAGAAACAGATGCAAGTGAAacgggaaagaaagagag GTGAGCCAGGCTCAGGGCCCAGCAGCCGTAATGCCAGTGTGGAGCGggggatggacagggagagacagtCGGACACCTCAGATAGCGAAACCACAGATGTCAGGAGGATAAACCAGCAGCCCGGCATCAGGGAGGGCAGATACGATCCCAATAG GTTCCGTCTGCACTTTgagaaggagagcagagaggaggtggagaggaggaagaagctTGCCAGAGAGAAGGTTCTGGACCAGATGTTAGACAAAGACCTGGAGGTTGACATCAGCGACatctaccccacagagaaag GTCTTGAGTTTCCGCGGCGACCTCCGTGGAACTATGGGATGAATCGTGAGGAGCTGCTGAGGAAAGAAGAGAAGTCATACCGGGAATATCTGAATGACCTGCATTCCAGAAACCCACCTGGATCCCTCAGCCACTTTGAGCACAACCTGGAG aCATGGAGACAGTTGTGGAGAGTGTTGGAGATGTCCGATGTGATCCTGCTCATCGTGGACATCAGGCACCCG GTGCTGCAGTTTCCCCCAGCGCtgtaccactacatcactggggaGCTGCAGAagcaggtggtggtggtgctgaaCAAAGCTGACCTGTGTCCCCCTCCCCTGGTGCTGGCCTGGACACACTACCTCCAGACACAGTTCCCCCACCTCCACTGTGTCTGTTTCACATCACACCCCGGCCAGCCATACAGCACAG TGCttcagaagaagaggatgagaaaaAAGGGTACATGTGGGTGGGGACATGCTGGAGGCCCCACCCACATCCTGAAGGCGTGTCAGGAAATCACAGCAGGAAAAG TGGACTTGTCCAGCTGGGAGAAGAAGATCCAGAGAGATGCGGTTGCTATGGGACCAGAGGGAGAGCAGTCAGAGGAGGGGGCGGACTCTGTGCTAGTGGAGCACCAGAGTGATGTTGCCATGGAGATGAACAGCCCCTCCCAGGAGCTGTATAAAGATGGCGTACTCACGCTGGGCTGTATAG gctTCCCTAACGTGGGGAAGTCATCGGTATTGAACAGTCTGGTAGGTAGGAAGGTGGTGAGTGTGTCTCGAACCCCCGGCCACACCAAATACTTCCAGACCTACTACCTCACACCCACGGTCAAACTGTGTGACTGCCCTGGACTGGTCTTCCCTTCACTAGTCAACAAACAACTACAG ATCCTAGCTGGTATCTACCCAGTGTCTCAGCTGCAGGAGCCCTACAGTTCTGTGGGTTATCTGTGTGAGCGGACCCCCTTCCTGTCGGTGCTCAAGCTCCGGCACCCCAGCGTGGAGGGCCCACAGCATGCACCcaaggggggggagagggagagggaacaggGACCCGAGCACACCTGGACAGCCTGGGACGTGTGTGAGG CCTGGGCAGAGAGGAGGGGTTATAAGACAGCGAAGGCAGCTCGTAACGACGTGTATCGGGCAGCTAACAGTCTGCTGCGGCTGGCCGTTGACGGGAGGCTGTGTCTGTGCCTCAGACCACCTGCATACAACGATCAGAGAG AGCAGTGGGAGTCCCACCCAGACCTGGCAGAGATCATCGCTCTACAGGgacggagggaagaggagggggcaggagagagggatgaggaggaggagggagagtccAGCTCTGAgccggaggaggagagggatagggatgctgatgatgatgaggatggtgatgatgaagatgaaggGTTTGGACACCCGGcagtgaaggagaggaaggggcCAACCAGCC